A single window of Pseudarthrobacter psychrotolerans DNA harbors:
- a CDS encoding AMP-binding protein, producing the protein MRAYTAGDTDVPLLEETIGRNFERVVARFPFHDALIEAAPVPGADARRWSYTKMNDDIDRLARALLASGVAKGDRVGIWSPNCAEWTLLQYATAKAGGILVNVNPAYRSHELEFVVKQNGMRMLVTAPSDRNSDYVGMARQALAGCPDLRELVFLPDCGMDGLDAGDPQSDGELTYAELLKRADAVGHSGLKARMAELDAHDPINLQYTSGTTGFPKGATLTHHNILNNGFSIGELLGYTEHDRVVIPVPFYHCFGMVIGNLAALSHGAAAIIPGRGFTPAAALEAVQDFGGTSLYGVPTMFIAELALPDFASYDLATLRTGVMAGSVCPIDVMNRVISEMHMVDVAICYGMTETSPVSTMTRNGDTLQQRTETVGRTMPRLESQIVDPGTGEVLERGAIGELCTRGYAVMAGYWDQPDKTAEAIDADRWMHTGDLARMDNDGYVVIEGRIKDLVIRGGENIYPREIEEFLYSHPSIQDVQVIGVPDARYGEELMACIILKPGAEPLDAAAVADFCRGKLAHYKIPRYVDVRESFPMTVSGKIRKVEMREEAVARLGL; encoded by the coding sequence ATGCGCGCTTACACAGCCGGGGACACTGACGTCCCGCTCCTCGAGGAAACCATCGGCCGGAACTTTGAGCGGGTGGTGGCCCGGTTCCCCTTCCATGACGCGCTGATCGAGGCCGCGCCGGTGCCGGGCGCCGACGCCCGCCGCTGGAGCTACACCAAAATGAACGACGACATCGATCGCCTCGCGCGTGCGCTCCTCGCCTCGGGCGTGGCCAAGGGGGACCGGGTCGGCATCTGGAGCCCGAACTGCGCCGAGTGGACCCTTCTGCAATACGCCACGGCCAAGGCCGGCGGCATCCTGGTCAACGTGAACCCGGCCTACCGGAGCCACGAGCTGGAGTTTGTGGTGAAGCAGAACGGCATGCGGATGCTGGTGACGGCGCCGTCGGACCGGAACAGCGACTACGTCGGGATGGCGCGCCAGGCGCTCGCCGGCTGTCCTGACCTGCGGGAACTTGTATTCCTGCCGGACTGCGGCATGGACGGGCTCGACGCCGGTGACCCCCAAAGTGACGGAGAGCTGACGTACGCCGAGCTGCTCAAGCGGGCAGACGCCGTCGGGCATTCCGGCCTGAAGGCCCGCATGGCGGAGCTGGACGCGCACGATCCCATCAACCTGCAGTACACGTCCGGGACCACCGGCTTCCCCAAGGGTGCAACGCTGACGCACCACAACATCCTGAACAACGGCTTCTCCATCGGTGAACTGCTGGGCTACACCGAGCACGACCGGGTGGTGATTCCGGTGCCTTTCTACCACTGCTTCGGGATGGTGATCGGCAACCTGGCCGCCCTCAGCCACGGTGCGGCCGCCATCATCCCGGGCCGCGGTTTCACGCCGGCGGCGGCGCTGGAGGCGGTCCAGGATTTCGGCGGGACGTCACTGTACGGCGTGCCCACCATGTTCATCGCCGAGCTGGCGCTGCCGGACTTTGCCTCCTACGACCTGGCCACGTTGCGGACCGGCGTCATGGCGGGCTCGGTGTGCCCCATCGACGTGATGAACCGGGTGATCTCGGAGATGCACATGGTGGATGTGGCCATTTGCTACGGCATGACCGAGACCTCCCCGGTGTCCACCATGACCCGGAACGGTGACACCCTGCAGCAGCGCACCGAGACCGTGGGCCGCACCATGCCCAGGCTCGAAAGCCAGATCGTGGACCCTGGCACCGGCGAGGTGCTGGAGCGCGGCGCGATCGGCGAGCTGTGCACCCGGGGTTATGCGGTGATGGCCGGGTATTGGGACCAGCCGGACAAGACCGCGGAAGCCATCGACGCCGACCGCTGGATGCACACCGGCGACCTCGCCCGGATGGACAACGATGGCTACGTGGTGATCGAGGGCCGGATCAAGGACCTCGTGATCCGCGGCGGAGAAAACATCTACCCGCGTGAGATCGAGGAGTTCCTGTACAGCCACCCGTCCATCCAGGACGTGCAGGTGATCGGGGTGCCCGATGCCAGGTACGGCGAGGAACTGATGGCCTGCATCATCCTCAAGCCCGGCGCGGAACCGCTGGATGCCGCCGCCGTCGCCGACTTCTGCCGCGGGAAACTGGCACACTACAAGATCCCGCGCTACGTGGACGTCCGCGAAAGCTTCCCCATGACCGTTTCGGGGAAGATCCGCAAAGTGGAGATGCGCGAGGAAGCAGTGGCCCGGCTGGGGCTCTGA
- a CDS encoding antibiotic biosynthesis monooxygenase: protein MSAPIDLQATFIPNDGEFFRVKLALEIAIDEVVNEAGCIRYELTEATEERLILTEQWESEELLAKHSKGTAVQDLNESLSALLAGPVQLERL, encoded by the coding sequence ATGAGTGCACCAATCGACCTGCAGGCAACGTTCATCCCCAACGACGGCGAGTTCTTCCGTGTGAAGCTCGCCCTGGAAATCGCCATCGACGAGGTGGTCAACGAAGCCGGCTGCATCCGCTACGAGCTGACCGAGGCAACCGAGGAAAGGCTGATCCTGACCGAACAGTGGGAATCCGAGGAACTGCTGGCGAAGCACTCCAAGGGCACCGCCGTCCAGGACCTGAACGAATCCCTGAGCGCGCTGCTGGCCGGGCCTGTGCAGCTGGAACGCCTGTAA
- the trxA gene encoding thioredoxin, giving the protein MATVDITGEQFASTIEGNDIVLVDFWAEWCGPCKQFGPTYKAVSEKHSDVLFTKVDTEAQQQLAAEAGITSIPTLMAFREKVLVFSQPGALNAQQLEQVVDAVKALDMEEVHAHVARSQAEAAAAAESNPATAGKTSGPQDGTQIPDL; this is encoded by the coding sequence ATGGCTACCGTAGATATCACAGGCGAACAGTTCGCATCGACCATCGAAGGCAACGACATTGTCCTGGTGGACTTCTGGGCTGAATGGTGCGGTCCCTGCAAGCAGTTCGGACCCACGTACAAGGCCGTGTCGGAGAAGCACTCCGACGTCCTGTTCACAAAGGTGGACACCGAGGCCCAGCAGCAGCTCGCCGCCGAGGCAGGCATTACGTCCATCCCCACGCTGATGGCCTTCCGCGAAAAGGTCCTGGTTTTCTCCCAGCCTGGTGCCCTGAACGCCCAGCAGCTGGAGCAGGTTGTTGACGCGGTCAAGGCCCTGGACATGGAGGAAGTCCACGCCCATGTGGCGCGCTCGCAGGCAGAAGCCGCCGCGGCCGCGGAAAGCAACCCGGCCACCGCCGGAAAGACGTCGGGCCCCCAGGACGGCACGCAGATCCCCGATCTCTAA
- a CDS encoding ABC transporter ATP-binding protein has translation MATAISTRSLTKKFGRREVLHGVDFAVEAGSVFGVIGPNGAGKTTTMRCLLDIIRPTSGEVRVLGLDPRAGGPELRRRIGYLPGELFLEGRVTGRTLLAHYQAISGPVPPGRIDGLAERLGLELDRHTRKLSKGNKQKLGLLQAFMHNPELLVLDEPTSGLDPLVQQEFHAMVREAQHNGQTIFLSSHVLSEVQQIADTVAILRDGRIIAVESVSGLREGAVRRVRFTANRLTAHDAGALLGGVPGVGHVEVLESGGSINLSATVEGAIQPLVRALGTLELTDLVLEEPDLEEAVLKMYSSPADADPAVSGPAKAAR, from the coding sequence ATGGCCACCGCGATTTCCACCCGGTCCCTGACCAAGAAATTCGGCCGGCGCGAGGTGCTCCACGGGGTGGACTTTGCCGTCGAGGCGGGCTCCGTCTTCGGCGTGATCGGCCCCAACGGCGCCGGCAAGACCACCACCATGCGCTGCCTGCTGGACATCATCCGCCCCACCTCAGGGGAAGTCCGCGTCCTGGGCCTGGACCCCCGGGCGGGAGGTCCGGAGCTCCGCCGCCGGATCGGCTACCTTCCGGGCGAGCTGTTCCTTGAGGGGCGGGTCACGGGCCGGACACTCCTGGCCCACTACCAGGCCATCAGCGGTCCGGTGCCCCCGGGCAGGATCGATGGCCTGGCCGAACGGCTGGGGCTGGAACTGGACCGCCACACGCGCAAGCTGTCCAAAGGCAACAAGCAGAAGCTCGGCCTGCTCCAGGCGTTTATGCACAACCCCGAGCTCTTGGTCCTCGATGAGCCCACGAGCGGGCTGGATCCGCTGGTCCAGCAGGAATTCCATGCGATGGTCCGCGAGGCCCAGCACAACGGCCAGACCATCTTCCTCAGCTCCCACGTCCTCAGCGAGGTCCAGCAGATCGCCGACACAGTGGCCATCCTCCGGGACGGCCGGATCATCGCCGTCGAGTCCGTGAGCGGGCTTCGTGAAGGTGCGGTGCGCCGGGTCCGGTTCACCGCCAACCGATTAACAGCGCACGACGCCGGCGCGCTGCTGGGTGGGGTTCCCGGCGTCGGGCACGTTGAGGTGCTGGAGTCCGGCGGCAGCATCAACCTTTCGGCCACCGTGGAGGGTGCCATCCAGCCCCTGGTCAGGGCTCTCGGCACCCTCGAACTGACGGACCTCGTGCTGGAGGAACCGGATCTTGAGGAGGCGGTACTCAAGATGTATTCAAGTCCTGCCGACGCGGACCCCGCGGTATCCGGTCCGGCAAAGGCCGCGCGATGA